Below is a genomic region from Hevea brasiliensis isolate MT/VB/25A 57/8 chromosome 3, ASM3005281v1, whole genome shotgun sequence.
atttCAGCGAGGGTATTGTCTTGGTCTGcgattgagtgttctcggtccctgtcagccctccattcaagataatcgcgtgtggcacttggacctttaggtgacctttccatcagagagatgttttcccaagatctgcgagccattttcaacccttcctcttctttgagctcatggtagaaatgaccttggtggtattttcCAATGTtaattctggactgtgttgagccaaactgcctcattaccaatgccggagtgtaacttgtgtatccggtcactccgattagggataccgactgattacctcccgtgctgatcaaaacggattggcctgacgcccacagtttcctccaacagtaatcatggctattgaaactcaaaatccgttcccgccactgctgttcattcttcggactgattaccaaccgggtcatcttctcgatgggaggctggtcaaggtaccaagtcaatccttttgtctccacaggacacatgtgactgataatccagaggtacaacaattgagaacaatacttaatggaccctttgccctgttgtctacagtaggtaagggttaataaggtctcgcaAGAATTGCCGTGTCGGATTGACCTCTGCTTTTCTcgccagaatacttccaccgtctgCGAGTTATGATTCCGATGgtccgggaacaaaatcaggccatagattcccaaagcgagtgtcactgaagctcgatcccactgtttctcttggatgtattgatctaaccacttcttgagatgtgtccaataccaaccatgcgtgtttcctttgacagtttcttttgactttacttcttctaGGGAAGTACCCATCATATGTGCCAATTGTTTCCAAGCCTGCCTATGCTCGAGATGAAGGTAGATCTGATTTTGCGTcaggtaaggaatctctagtaatgtctgatattcttccatagtgggaactgtatcaatatcattgaaagagaatactccgtacttaggactctaaaccgacagcatggcctttaatgccgggatttggaccttgactcgcattagggttgcaatcctcccgtacttcttctcaaatcgtgccttgacctgatcgggaagcgacctccaaccattagacagaccctcaaggctgttcattctgacctcaattttattcagatccaatgAAGGTTAGCTAGCATGTGCcatggaaacatcattttgcaggggtactggagtatgagctgatttggaccaaagtttagcattctgaacttcttctgctgactgactcgaggaagccatgataaaaatgatgcctatcctttttacagacttttagtttggtgatgcctgcggaaaaactcgttagcaggataaattcaggtaatcttgtattatattgttggcagagtggtacctacacatttatcaaagtaggaaaatgtgtaagttttcttaacaatatgattcaagattacccttaaaaataagaacaaaataaaataaacagaatagggtaagagtaagtatgccccttttgtcctaggatagggagactcctgataccggatgagtgctacctaattggatagttctatcttataaggtagcttactacggctttcagctatcgtgatagtttagctcaggatctagttttctaagagccacaggttcccaaattgcccctactgtaaacagtagagcctcattctatccccatgatattgtcgggaaaattccacggatatcacagtgaatagaacgagtttcaatttgagcagaagccttcacggatactaacggggtagaacccacgggtaccgctacatgaccccctcctactttcctaaaagggtaagaaagcccgggtatagggctgaagtgtgtgaggacatcgtgtgagtgttcagtgtgtgaagggacatctttacctcttcccaattcagggggattttatttttcccatttttcttttttttttcaaacgaagagcactgtaaggagtaaaacaagcaaaacaagcggaaaagttagtaagaataaacaaaaattaacacataaaatattaccgggtgagcccacctaactataatttgattgaaaaattaaatctacttttggacctctagaccggggttgagTTGAAAcaatgtccccagtggagtcgccaagctgtcgcaaggtgttttgcggtcgcctgaacgaactctcaccgaagtggaaaaaaatgaggagtcgccactttagttttgagggaaactaaagaaaaccatttgtgaagataaattgaaataaaaccacttcaaaatagagattctaagttcggggtccgtaaacgggtggggaaggtgttaggcaccccacctcgtcccttaattagggtaagtagatttaacttcgcactctttataaattagataggaggacttgaatggaaatgttaatccttttgacgaaaggaatatttgatttttcactaattcggattacccagatacataagtaaataagacaaccttagtgagttactattgtatgttagttttgtttgaagggctattttattagaatccaatttttgaaattggatgagaactctcctccgatctcttttaaatatttatttaaattttagattgagaaccggataagaactctcctccgatctcttttaatattcatttaaattttaggttcagaaccggataagaactctcctccaatctcttttaatatttattaaaatttttaagcttgagaaccggataagaactctcctccgatctcctttaaaatatttgttaaaattttagattgagaatcggataagaactctcctccgatctcttttaaaatttattaaaatttttgattgagaacagcataagaactctcctccgatctcctttaaaatatttgttaaaattttagattgagaatcggataagaaccctcctccgacctcttttaattaaatggtagtccgataaggattttttcgatctctctaaattttacctatcgagagggcctaaggctaagggttctgacgttcaaaggtgtcagggggtctgcgcaagacttctttaacttattggtaccttaggactgggcaggggatgccaaaccgaatcctccgaccttcctatatggtcgcctcaccagcatttttggtagccgatctattccatttagttatccagggtttggttttactctgtcttatgacgtcttgccctatgacctactgagtcattctagtgactcagctttaccgttttccaggcttattattcagacctttcattatttcaaaaggactcttaagttgtcgttacccacatctcatccaaccacttatgtatcgcttggaactagatgacttacgctcagaaataataaagattaacaaaggtatcgacacggaaataaactagagcataacctttctctgtatctttctagcgtgatatgaacttaaagaaaataacatacgtaaagaaagaagaatggaaatgcataaaacaagaactaaacttaataaaatggcaacatgaatactgacctgtaaggagtcgattctagtaaactaaccgagaatcacaaaacgcaataagattgcaagttgatagccgggagactaaggttcgccttggaacaaagagtgcttcactaaatgcaatcgagtcagaattatactcgagtttaaatgagattgagcatgggcgatggaagtgaaaataaagataacaaggaactgaaaaatgtgaacgctacgggataatgaacgagctgaaaatggagagttttagtgttcaaaatcttttaagaaaacactttagaaaactggttccaaaagttcttcttatgaaagcagagtaacgatctgaattaaatttcagagttctttcgctatagtaacttcctcctttttttgtccgtcctttaaatagtttttcatgcaggtatttatagggaccgggtgttccccttgaagggtcaggatctatcttgagggagatggagggtcaagatttcaaaggacataatcctaagctcaagaattaaagagaatcagaatagacggccgagatccacttcagaatatttgtctttttcctcctctaatctgacggtcccaaattctcttgtccgaggcgatccaagggctaggagtgaaaggcgctggttttgtcgtcttcttctttgatccaagggccttgggctcgtccttacaagttggatcaacggtggagattgggaggtacagcgctgtcatgacatattctggcacctgtcagtaatgcgggcgattctggggcttgcggttgagattttacctgcaacgctttaactacctcggctctgatcatggcgacggcggtaggcgccttattctttttattttctgctctctcttcctttccgatcttcttaacatgatccttctccgatctttcataccggtctcccctctttcgatctctattattccaatatttcccttaatcaggccctgtctggtcaaagcattaattcccctcgattcccgaagcgtccgcttcgttttctgcttagcaataaatgcccgattttcccctatatatacccttgacggaagagactttcctcattcgattttcctctcttccttcttactttccagttccagctgctccggcagaagttccggccatgattgtggcttttgatccttttccaatggacctctttattctccgactgaaaatttatgatcccaatGATCAAGGaattatgatgaccttatctgatgatggtgagagaactggactaactaACCGATCCGGGTCGaggaccttgatcgtgccgatctcgagctgTTTGATCGGTATAaccggcgaaccgattttggccgagaaaactgctaatgttccgccgacccttagCGGTTgtccttccaagtttattcggcttctcacctcATTGGGTGTTCAGACAGCGACTTTCCTCCACACttggtgttccgacagcgacttTCCTCCACACTGGgtattccgacagcggctcggttccgagcggtAATACCGGTgacgatctctctcattctcatgagagtcgttGTTAccgccatctaagctgtacatctatccgatgtcgtcgGCCGGTCTTCTGGTCGAACACATCCTTTGGATCGATCCACactggctttgacataggccctttagatgggatgttccgctgatcgctAGAGATTGGCTTTTGATGTAGTCAGGTCcttaaatgtaatccgatctcttgaaatcgcccaaatgatgtaatctgacttttggaaatgtaatccgatctcttgggatcgcccaaatgatgtaatctggcttttggaaataaaattttattttgacagttatcattttattattgttgcttccgatctctgaagtgtttgtccgatctggttcccaacTGAACAGTCTTTATCCGATCCATACTTCCAAACATCGTttttaattagccgatccctaactatCCGGTCCCTtcttatggaattttggaatatttgtgagatgtgtcagaacagctggcgagtcccgctaaccgatgcagtgcctggaacatcgtgagcattaaatgctcggacgagtataaataggggtggggttagccaattgctcccgtatgttgaaataactgaaagtgattattaacctaagtgtgagagatcgaaaaacacaatgagcatgagatcggtagggaaccaacgctaaacgagacttgattaaaattagaaatttggcttgaacatttaagatcgggatcatcattaaaccgaaacgaaacctttgattattcttaaacttttgaaagggagatcggcaacaaaaatggtaacaaagatctagtgtcagttcaatttcatttgtcaacagagatcaggaatatacttgactggtcaggagattcgacaatgggtttgagagatcggtgagtgatttaatagaccggtaaggctttgactgatgtgaggacttagtattgattcaattccttgtgaggagagatcgaaaatgtggttatctagcaaagagagatcggaaatgtggttagctgtcaaagggagacttagtactggggatcggtttcaaagtttattgattctggggatcagccaaaatatggtgtcgacagtgataataaagaacagatatccattgccccgcattgatgacctgtttgatcagttgaagggtgcagctgtgttttccaaaattgacctaagatcgagttattattagctgaaggtgcaagagcaaagtatccctaaaactgcttttagaactcgatatggccattatgagttcttggtcataccattcgggttaaccaatgctctaactgcatttatggatctgatgaacactattttcagaccatacttagatcagtttatggtggtatttattgatgacatcttagtgtattcgaggaatgtagaggagcatgatagacatctgcggattgtactacagactttgagggagaaacagctatatacaaaattgtcaaaatgtgaattttggctaaaagaaatttctttcttggggcatatagtatcggcagagggaattaaggtagatcctagtaaaattgaagttatccttaattggaagccacccaggaatatcacagaaatttgtagttttctgggtttagctggatactaccatcgatttgtgaaggggttctctatgttagcttctccactaactaagctgcttcgaaaagatgtgaaattttagtggatggattaatgccaacagagttttgatgagttgaagaagtgtttgactgaagctccagtcctgactttacctaccccggataAAGAGTATActatttacagcgatgcttctcacaatgggttaggctgtgtactgatgcaagatcaaaatgtcattgcatatgcatcacgccagctaaaaccacatgagaagaattatccaacacatgacttggagcttgctacCATTGTAtttactcttaagatctggagacactatttgtatggagagaagtgccACATTAATACATATCACAAGATCTTGAaatacttgggcacccagaaagagttgaatttgagatagaggagatggttagaattgattaaagactataattatctgatagactatcagctagggaaagctaatgtggtggttgactccttaagtcacaagactatggcaagtctaagaatttctcctttgtccatggtaaatGAGTTAAAAGCACTACATGCCAGCTTGGAGgtaaatgatgagggacagattgtagttgcatggcatgtgcaatcagtgttgattgatcagatcagaatggctactcagaatgatgaaaaatatcagaagctacaggaagaagttcggcagtgcaagaaacctgaattcttagtgagggatgatggtctactgctacactaggACAGAATGtgagttcctaatgatgttgacttgagacagatcattatgaaggaagcacatgagtctccttttactatgtgCCCTGGTGGCATTAAGATGTACAGAGggttaaaagagcattactggtggatggacaTGAAAAAGGATGTAGCTAATTTtgtctctaaatgcctaacttgtcagcaagcgaaggcagaacatcaagtactagctggtttgttacatccattgccagtacctgaatggaaatgggaacgaataactatggattttgtgatgagacttccgagaacacagaagagccatgatgcagtatgggttatagtggacagattgactaagtctgctcattttctgccagttcggatggactacagtctagagagattggctaaactgtacattgataagatagtgagactgcatggagtgctagtatcgattgtgtcagacagagatcctagtttcacttctagattctgggatagtcttcagagagccctaggaactagattgaactttagcatgacATTCCACttgcagacagatggccagtgagAGAGGGCAatacagatattggaggatatgctacgggcttgtgtaattgagtttgaaggtagttgggacacacacttgcctctgattgagtttgcttacaacaacagctaccaatcaagcattgggatgcttcCATGTGAAGCTCTGTATGgaaaaaagtgcagaactcctttgtgttgggatgaagtgggcgaaagaaaattgattggcctagaaattgttcagcagacagaggagaaaatcaaactgatcagagatcgactcaaagctacatcagaccgttagaagtcctacattaatctgaagaggagagatattgaatatgcagtgagtgataaaatattcctcaaggtttccccttagagaaaattatgagatttgacagaaaggggaaactgagtcctcatttcattggaccatatgaggttctagaaagagtgggtcctctggcataccgattggcactacctccagatttAGAAAAGATAcaaaatgtcttccatgtatctatgttgaggaggtatagatcagacccatctcatgttctacttGTTGagaagattgaggtgaatccagacctcacatatgaggaagaagagcccatagagattttggcacatgaggtgaagtagctaaggAATAAACATATACCACTAGttaaggtgctgtggaaccatcatttaggccaggagacTACTTGGGAGcgcgaggaggacatgaggagacagcaaccacaactgttcaaagactaataccaggtaaaattttgggatgaaattttatttttaaggaggggagaattgtaacaccccgaacctccgagcacTGAATAGTGTCtttacttgtaactttttcttgATTAAGGGGggctaaaatgaaaatttcacatttaagaaatgcaaatttgtttttgaaagtgtcTTCATTGAAAACTTTATCAAATTACCTTTCCAACGATTTAAACGGATCGAAAATCCGAGTTCCGGTCGAAAAGTTACGCAATTCTGAAAcctaagtgcccttttgacactttctgtcCAGAGAGCATTTAGGTAGCCGAAAGTGGGAAGTTTGGCTGTCGAAGTTCATTCTTTAAATCATGGTTTTTAAGCGTTAAAAGTCATTTTGTCCAGAGAACAATTCGGCAGCTGAAAGTGGGCACTTTGACAGCTGAAAGTGACTTTTTAaaagctcattttctctcttcctcttctcATTGTCGCCACTCTCTTCccattctctctcttttctttcattttccctATTTGTAACCTCCCTCCACTCTTGATTTCCCCACTTTTCTTACATGGATTCTCCATTTAAAAAGTAGAAAATATCAAAGTTCTCTTTGATCGAAGGATTTAAGTAAGAAGAATAAGGAATTTGGAagggaaaattgaagatttgaagTTGGACAATTGAGGTAAGTTTCCTTTCATGCTAGATTAGTTGTACAAGCTTTGAATTAAGATTGATTATGGGAAAAATTATATGAGAAAGTATGAAAATCATGCAAGAATGAGGAGTGATTTTGGCcaatttgggaaaaattagggtttgatgtattttaattaaattaatgataaattcaaattaaattgaagtagtatgcatgattggggtaaAGAAATGGCATGAGATttacataaattgaattatggaatattaGGGTTCATGAAGAGATTAgggctttggtgctagagagtgaaattgatgtgtgcaatgttaaattatgactacttagcATGAATTGAATGTGAATTGACCTAGGGTTGACGAATGGAtgcaatgaaatggtaggattgagAAAAATTGTAAACTAGGGGTTTGAAAAATTGAGAGTTTTTGTGCTATGAGTACTATGAAagtattaatgttaaattatagtcatttggggtgagttaaatgtgaatttaTGTTGGTTAGTGAGAGTAATtgaaggaattaaaatttgaacctagggcagaatttacaCACTGACTCCAGTGTGTTTGACAacccataagttgagctacacgactccaattggtgtgaaactaattaaaaatgaaacttaagacataggactagaattttcatgaagagatctAAATCAGAGActacccagaaattgcctaaaattTAGCTGGAACCTAAATATGAAATTCTAGAGTCTGCAGTGTGCTGatgtgaatagtaaactttgtaaggctataactctcactagaaaactccaatttaggtgattcttgaactgatgggaACCTTAAACATagaagaacatttcatatgaagaactttaggccaaattatggacttaacttgatcaaattgctaagcgaaattgaatcaataaatctgccagaactggaaCAGTCATGTGAACAGTCACATGAATAGTTACcactgttttggtcataacttgagctacaaaactctaaatggagtgtttcaaaaagggaattaaagctagaaCACTAAGTAACAAGTTTGATGAAGAGAAGTCAgctaaatttccactgtagaaggtccaatggaatagtagaaataAGTGACCCAAAACTAAATTTCTTGAATTTCACCTAAAGAGCTTAgaaattcaattggcaatcaatggcaacataaatgtggtatgtagggataattagaattagcatatctatttagtataaaaaagtcaatattttgacttgaatagtaccgtaaatagtaaccctaaaatgcaAAGTCTAGAAAAATGTCATTTTAAGCCTATGTAgggatataattaaataaatatgcaataaattattgaaattattacgaggcttgatactgaaacactgtaaattgtgtgtttcagttgaaaaggatactgagaaagaaaaagaaacaccgagtcaaggcaaagaggcgactcgtaagaggtttatgcacaacatatAAACTTTCCTTTGCAATTTGTGTCAAATGAATTGTGAAAATTAAAATGTGACTTTAtttgtattaaaatttttgattgaaaagaaaaatgtgcTATTGACCTAAACTGTTGAGAAAGTAAAATTGTATGTGTATGGTTGGCATTTTAATGTTTAGAGAATtcttaaaatagtttgaaaccacagtatcatgatcaaatgtttgaattcctcaccagcttgactagtgggaggaaatagttttgtattccctctctggctaaagtgtcgaggtatgtgccagtagagaaagaaattgaatgggtacccatagatttgaagaaattgaatgggtacccatagatttgagttagttagccttggtattcctcgtAAGCCTTTGGCTGTTGAGatgaaaaaaatatattgatggcatgatatgattgtgagattttatgaaaattgttttgagacttctgaagtgaaaaattgtttgattaaaattttacatttataTTTTGTATCTGTTTACCAATTTCAGTACTGTATTGGAGCTAATTGTGATTTAATTTGATATAAAgtggtatttttgttatgttgtgtaccactgagtatttgtactcaacgatggcttttcgttgctgtcgtaggtagagagACTGGTAAAGCAGCCGAGTAAGCTGCTAAGGAACAATAGTACTACATTTTGGATTTTTGTCGGGTATTAATTTATACcattttgtacatatttattttgatgcatATGACTGTATATACGTTTTGtaattggtcttgagtagttgtatagtAACTTTGTAATAATAGTATTTTTGAATTTTctgtctgtaaattaaacttgtgtatgTATAATTAAGTATTTTAATGTAATAAGTATGagtttatgtaattgttttaaAAATATTGTGAATTGCGGATTTTGAGTTGAATTATGTTTGATTGTGTTGGTTTGAAATTATTTGAAGGTTGGAAGTTGTGAAATGATTGAAAATCACTTGGAAGTGCATTTTACAggttttaaaatttttggtttttctcaaatatagatggcactttgtcgaattttttacaaaatttgttgaaaaataaaaatggtaaaaaattttacctaacttttatacttcaaataaaattttttaatacctgtcaaaagtacTCAACACCTTCAAAAAagataaaattgtttttaaaatcttttgtaatgtatttaatgagttatcggtaggcgaagttcggtaattcattaagtatactacgggtttatattatgccttacagaggggtaaggtgtaacaacaATCGTGAAACTCGTTATCATAtaagttatttatttaaatagtaatttattttatatttaatataaaaattaaatatatagattattttattaataaaataaaatttcaaagactaaattatttttaatataaaagcaGTTAATGGGGTAAAAACTAATTTAttgacaaaatttaaaattaaggaTCAAATTGTTACTAAAAAACTTATCAAGAACTAATATGTGAATTTTACTATACCTCAAGGATTCAGTTGTAAATTACcccaaaattaaatatataaagagTTTAAGATTTTCAATGTGAAATTATATtgttcaattttaatttacacaAAAGAAATCGTCCATTAATTGACTCATCAATTACTAATTAGAGAACATAAAATAacagtaaataatttagaaattacaTGACTCGAGGGGATTTGAAAcacatacatgaaaatgaatcatTATTAGTGTTGGGTTGATCTTGCAATTGCAGTGTACTGGCATTTGCATCACCAGTAGGACGTGGTGATGCTGAGGGTGATCCGGTGATCATCGTCTGATTATCAGCCACTTCCTTTCCATCACATATGATCTTGATTTCACAAAATTCCGATGCATTCGCAAGTATTTGATCGACTATTCCACTTCCTTTTCTGGCCCTCAGTTTCCTGGAAAAGTTTTATGATGGAAAATAAATTTGcaagtaataaaaattaattttttaaaattgagttTGGTTTTTACCTTAGGCTGGACTTGGTGGTTCCAAGCACTAGCTTCCTGATATTGAAAATGGGTATGAGGTCCATGATAGCCTTTGCAACCATATCACTCTCAATAAGTATTGTGTCTACCTTGACctgttaattattttaaaaattatcatcatattaattaaaaaataaaatcaaaacatCCATAGATATATTTCTatgaatttaataataaatttaaaatttaacgcGTTTAGTTacctaattataatttaatagataaagtttaaatttttctaaattaattttcAACTTTGTTTATAACtgtactcaacttcaaaaattaagatttgtgatccaaaattataatatttagcaATAATTTGTCTATAAAAAGTTTAAATTTATAGAAGAATGAGATTAAAAacgattaaattaaatatttaaatttaaattaatatatttattatatatatattttaattaattttgtataaattttaatataaatatttaatttaatagttattaagttGATTTTTATATGAGGATGCACGCTTgactttttatatttaatttcataaaaaaaaaattcatatttgtatGATCCCAATTTTTATGTGTGTTGTACCTTAGATGAAGCACACATATGGATGAACTTTTGAAGGAGTTCTCTTCTCTTGCCACTTTCTTGGGCCATGTAAGTCTCCACCTGGGCAGGACTCACTTGATTCTTTGGAAGCTTACCCACTATATCATCACAAAGGCAAACAGCttattcaattaaatattttgattCAAGTAATATAATATAGGGTAAATTATAGGTTCATCCTTGTTATTTGAAAATGTAATAATTTAGGTTTTAAAGTTTATTTATGTTACTATATAGTCTTC
It encodes:
- the LOC110652594 gene encoding U-box domain-containing protein 35, producing the protein MSVSTTAEIDDFHPHEGTNSTASYHHHRYEYTNSSEIEEENSSELFEINHAGEPMESIKEEVFSLDVESRGEDCVYVAVGKSESSMDALSWTLKNLVNGDFTMVYLIHVFPEIHHIPSPLGKLPKNQVSPAQVETYMAQESGKRRELLQKFIHMCASSKVKVDTILIESDMVAKAIMDLIPIFNIRKLVLGTTKSSLRKLRARKGSGIVDQILANASEFCEIKIICDGKEVADNQTMITGSPSASPRPTGDANASTLQLQDQPNTNNDSFSCMCFKSPRVM